Genomic window (Streptomyces liliiviolaceus):
GGGCTGCGCCACGTGGCCTTCGACCCGCCGCTGACGTACGGCAAGCGCCGGGCCATCACCGAGCTGCACTACGACGCGGCGACCAAGGTGCTGCTGGAGTTCTCCCAGCGCTGGTGGGAGTTCACCGAGCGGCAGTGGGAGGAGGCGCTGGACTCCATCGAGGACGGCCTGTACACCAGGTACAAGAAGGGTCAGGTCAGGGACGGCAGACACCTCGGTGCGCACCGGACCGTACGGGACCTGGGGGTGACGGTCCCCGGCGAGCTCAAGGAGTGTTTCGGCGCCTTCCGGCCCGCCGTGCTCGACGACCCCGAGGCCGCCCATGTCCGGGGCGGCGGCTCGGTGAGCGACAACGCCAACCGGTTCATGTTCTTCGAGCACGCCCATCCGATGGAGGGCAGCGACGGAGGGATCGTCCTCGCCTCCTACAGCTGGTCCGACGACGCCCTGAAGTGGGACGCGTACGCCGACGAGGAGCGGTATCTGCGGGCGCTCGCCGGGGTGCAGGCCGTCTTCGGGCGGCGCTGCGAGGTGTTCTTCACGACCAAGTGCAAGACCCAGTCGTGGATGCGCGACCACTACGCCTACGGTGAGGCCTCGGTGCTCTTTCCGGGCCAGCACACGGAACTGTTCCCGGACATCCCCACCTCGGAGGGGCCCATTCATTTCGCGGGGTGCCACACGTCGATCAAGCCCGCCTGGATCGAGGGCGCCCTGGAGTCCGCCGTCAGGACGGCGTTGAAGGTGCACACGGGCTGACGGTGTCCGTGCGGCCGGCAGGGCCGACGGGTCGGGGTGGCTCCACGACCGGTCGGCCCTGTCGCCGGCTCACGGTGTCAGGTGCGCCTGGACGGCGGGCGCGTACCGCCGGACGACATCGTCGATCGGTGCCGTGCGCAGCTCGCCGCCCCGCGCGATGCCGTACATCACGCCGAGGCCGAGCAGCATGCCGACGGCGAGTTCGGCACGCAGTCCGGCGTCGGGGCCGTCGAGGCGCAGGGCGAGCCGGTCGCTCACCTGCGTGCGGAAGTTGGCGCGGAGCGTGTCTCCCTGGGTGCCCTGGAGCGGGGCGAAGACGATCCTCAGCAGGGGGTCGGCGCCTCGTTCGCTCTGGCTGACGAGGACGTGGCGGACCATGTGACGCCCGAGGTCGGCCAGCGGCGCGTCCAGCAGGACGGCGGCGTCCTCCTCGAACGACATCACCCGCGCGAAGAGCGTCTCCTTGTTGCCGAAGTACTTCATGATCAGGGGAGGGCTGACACCGGCCCGTTCGGCCACGGCCTTGAGCGTGATGTCCGCGTGCGCGTGGCGCGCGAGGAGGTGGCGGGCCGCGCGCAGGATCGCCGCCTTGGTGGCCTCGGCGTCCCGGCGGCTCGGACCGCCGCTGTCCGTCACCACCGCGGCCCCGGTCGCCCCAGCTGTGCCCTCCGAATCCCCGACGGACAGCGCGGTGGACGCCTCGACGGACTCGCCGGTGGACCTCTCGAAGGATGTCGAGGACTTCGCGGACCTCATGATTCCCCTGCTCCCTCCAACTGCTTTCCCGCGGCCTGTCCGCCGCGACGCCGACGCGACGACCGGCCAGGCTTCTCCCGCTCGGCGCTCCCCGGTATCGCCAGGGCCATCGCGCATCCTGCCAGCGCGACCGCCCCGGCCATCGCGAAGGCCAGCAGATAGCCCCGCAGGCTGGGCAGCGGCAGGCCGCCGACCGGGCTGATGTGGTGCACCAGTATGGCGGCCACGGCGGCACTGCACACGGCCTGGCCGATGGTCCGCATCAGCACGTTGACGCCGCTCGCCGAGCCGGTCTGGGCGGCGGGCACCGCGCCCAGGATCAGTGTGGGCAGGGCCGAGTAGGCGAGCGCCGTGCCCGCCGACACGATGGCGCCGCCCAGGACGATCACCCACAGGTCGCGGCTGTCCAGGATGCGTATGGCGTACCCGCACGCGATGACGACGGCCCCCAGGGCGAGCGTCACGCGGGGGCCGCGCGACAACGAGATCCGGGCCGAGACCGGGGACAGGAAGAGCATGATCACGCCGCTGGGCAGCAGGCACAGTCCGGCGCCGACGATCGACAGGCCGAGCCCGTACCCGGTCTCCGTGGGCGCCTGGACGAGCTGGGCCGTGACCAGGGAGTTGGCGTAGAACGAGAATCCGACGAGCAGGGCGGTCAGATGCGGCATCGCCACCCGTGGCCGGGCGGCCAGCCTGAGGTCGACCAACGGCCGCTCGGCGCGCAGTTGCTGCCACCACCACAGGGCCAGGGTGACCACGAAGCCCGCGAACAGCGTGATCACCGGCACGCTGCCCCATCCCCATTCACCGCCCTGCGACACCGCGAGCAGCAGACAGACGAGAACCGTGGCCAGGCCGAGCGCCCCGAGGGTGTCGAACCGGCCCGGGTGCCGTACGGCCGACTCGTTCACCGCCCACCAGGCGAGTGCCACGCCCGCCGCGCCCAGCGCGGCCGACACCCAGAACATGGTGTGCCAGTCCGCGTACTGCACGATGAGTGCCGCGAGCGGCAGGCCGAGCGCCGCGCCGATGCCGACCGTGGAACTCATCAGGGCGACGGCGGAGACGGTCCGCTCGGGCGGCAGCACGTCACGCAGGATGCTGATCGACAGGGGCACGACGGCCGCGGCGGCCCCCTGGAGGGCCCGCGCCGCGATGAGCACCCGGATGTCCGAGGTCAGCGCGCACAGCAC
Coding sequences:
- a CDS encoding MFS transporter gives rise to the protein MQEPIPTEPARTGRPPSPAGLRARLTVPVLAYGGILMAVMQTAVVPLLPDLPKLTGSSAAAVSWTVTATLLAGAVLTPVLGRAGDMYGKKRVLLLALSLMTAGSVLCALTSDIRVLIAARALQGAAAAVVPLSISILRDVLPPERTVSAVALMSSTVGIGAALGLPLAALIVQYADWHTMFWVSAALGAAGVALAWWAVNESAVRHPGRFDTLGALGLATVLVCLLLAVSQGGEWGWGSVPVITLFAGFVVTLALWWWQQLRAERPLVDLRLAARPRVAMPHLTALLVGFSFYANSLVTAQLVQAPTETGYGLGLSIVGAGLCLLPSGVIMLFLSPVSARISLSRGPRVTLALGAVVIACGYAIRILDSRDLWVIVLGGAIVSAGTALAYSALPTLILGAVPAAQTGSASGVNVLMRTIGQAVCSAAVAAILVHHISPVGGLPLPSLRGYLLAFAMAGAVALAGCAMALAIPGSAEREKPGRSSRRRRGGQAAGKQLEGAGES
- a CDS encoding TetR/AcrR family transcriptional regulator, encoding MRSAKSSTSFERSTGESVEASTALSVGDSEGTAGATGAAVVTDSGGPSRRDAEATKAAILRAARHLLARHAHADITLKAVAERAGVSPPLIMKYFGNKETLFARVMSFEEDAAVLLDAPLADLGRHMVRHVLVSQSERGADPLLRIVFAPLQGTQGDTLRANFRTQVSDRLALRLDGPDAGLRAELAVGMLLGLGVMYGIARGGELRTAPIDDVVRRYAPAVQAHLTP